One window of the Indicator indicator isolate 239-I01 chromosome 13, UM_Iind_1.1, whole genome shotgun sequence genome contains the following:
- the CCNL1 gene encoding cyclin-L1, producing the protein MQDGLDLQCETDLRILGCELIQAAGILLRLPQVAMATGQVLFHRFFYSKSFVKHSFEIVAMACINLASKIEEAPRRIRDVINVFHHLRQLRAKRTPSPLILDQNYINTKNQVIKAERRVLKELGFCVHVKHPHKIIVMYLQVLECERNQTLVQTAWNYMNDSLRTNVFVRFQPETIACACIYLAARALQIPLPTRPHWFLLFGTTEEEIQEICLTTLKLYTRKKPNYEFLDKEVEKRKMALQEAKLKAKGLNPDGTPALSTLGGFSPASKPSSPREVKTEEKSPVFLNTKPIKKEPEERQQASKSPYNGMRKESKRSRSSRSMSRSRSRTKSRSRSHTPRRHYNNRRSLSGTYSSRSRSRSRSHSGSPRRHHNHGSSPHLKAKHGREELKSTNRHGHKRKKSRSRSQSKSREHSEAAKKHRHERGHHRERRERSRSFDRAHKGKHHGSGRSGHGRHRR; encoded by the exons ATGCAAGACGGCCTGGACCTGCAGTGCGAGACCGACCTGCGCATCCTGGGCTGCGAGCTGATCCAGGCGGCTGGGATCCTCCTTCGCTTGCCGCAG GTGGCGATGGCGACGGGGCAGGTGCTGTTTCATCGGTTTTTCTATTCGAAGTCCTTCGTCAAACACAGTTTTGAG ATTGTTGCTATGGCCTGCATCAATCTCGCATCCAAAATTGAAGAGGCACCTCGCCGTATAAGGGACGTGATCAACGTGTTCCATCATTTGCGGCAGTTAAGAGCCAAAAG GACTCCAAGCCCCCTGATACTTGATCAGAACTACATAAACACCAAAAATCAAGTAATCAAAGCAGAAAGGAGGGTACTGAAGGAGTTGGGATTTTGTGTTCATGTCAAGCATCCACACAAG atcaTTGTTATGTATTTACAAGTCCTAGAATGTGAACGTAACCAAACCCTGGTACAGACAGCCTG GAATTACATGAATGACAGCCTCCGGACAAATGTCTTTGTGCGCTTCCAGCCAGAGACCATAGCTTGTGCTTGCATTTACCTGGCTGCTCGAGCTCTGCAG attCCACTCCCCACCCGTCCTCACTGGTTCTTGCTCTTTGGCACCACGGAAGAGGAGATTCAGGAGATCTGCTTAACAACTCTCAAGCTTTACACCAGAAAGAAG CCCAATTATGAATTTCTGGATAAAGAAgtagaaaagaggaaaatggcACTACAGGAAGCTAAGCTGAAGGCAAAAGGTTTGAATCCAGATGGAACTCCAGCACTTTCAACCCTGGGTGGCTTTTCTCCTGCATCTAAACCAT CTTCCCCAAGAGAAGTCAAAACTGAAGAGAAGTCTCCAGTGTTTCTGAATACCAAACCCATTAAAAAGGAGCCAGAGGAGCGGCAGCAGGCTTCAAAGAGCCCCTACAACGG catgaggaaagaaagcaagaggagtaggagcagcagaagcatgAGTCGGTCGAGGTCAAGGACAAAGTCAAGGTCTCGGTCTCACACTCCCCGGCGGCA CTACAACAACCGTCGGAGCCTCTCGGGCACCTACAGCTCGAGGTCGCGGAGCCGGTCCCGCAGCCACAGCGGCAGCCCACGGCGCCACCACAACCACGGCTCCTCCCCGCACCTGAAGGCCAAGCACGGCAGGGAAGAGCTGAAGAGCACCAACAGGCACGGccacaagaggaaaaaatccCGTTCCCGTTCCCAGAGCAAATCCAGGGAGCACTCGGAGGCTGCCAAGAAGCACAGGCACGAGCGAGGCCACCACCGGGAGCGGCGGGAGCGCTCCCGCTCCTTCGACAGGGCCCACAAGGGCAAGCACCATGGCAGCGGCCGCTCGGGGCACGGCCGGCACCGCCGCTGA